AGTTTATCCCCCACCTAAACTTTTCGATCTTCTTAAGTTTTGAGGTGGGGGTTTTACTGCCCCTTAAGTGTGGGATAAACTTTCTTACTGATCCTAATAGTCCCTTCCTTTCATTGTAAATGAATTTTCAGAAAAAAAAAGCCGTTTTTAATAAATTTATGATTTCCTTCAGAAGAAAGTCCTACTCTTTCTCCACAATGTTTAAATGGGCAAGGAACCTCACCCATTCTGCATAATTGATTTCTGTCTCTTCTTTAATGAGTATAGTCGCCACTCATGTCCACTATTGATAGAGATAGATAGTGTCATTTGATTATATAGATAAAACGAACCTTCAATCAGCGGGAGTATTCGTTCTTCTCCCACTGATTGGTAGTTGAGTTAATCAGGACATTAGCGTCCGTTATCTCCCGCCTAAATAGAGTTAGCTCTCCTCTCTATTTTGAGCCGGGAGTTTTACGAACGCTTATCTGTGATAAAAAATTAACCGGTTATCTTAGGAGATTACCGGTTAATAACACGTTATTCTTTCGTCAAAAGTTCTATAGCTTTTTTGAGCTGCCTATCATTTTCTTTGTTCTGAACTGCTTCAATGATTAACTCTTGCAAGCGATCAGCTGTTTCTTCATTAATTTCACCAGTGACGTCAAGATCCTCATCCTCTTGGAAGTCAGAAATGGTGTCTTCAGTCGTTTCATCAAAATACCCATCAGTTCTCCCAGGTTTATACCCTAGTCCTTTAAGCATAATTTGAGCACTTGCAATATGATCATTAGTCATATCAATCATAAGGGTTTCTTCTGCATCAATTGGGGAGACGTAGAAAAACTCCGGTTGCTCAATCTCAACTGTTGGCTCGACGCCTTCCTCATTAATGTCATTACCATCAGACGTTAACCATCTGAATAACGTTAATTTCATCTCACTCCCGTCACCCATTGGAAGAGTTTGTTGAACGGTCCCTTTTCCAAATGTACTTTTTCCAACGACATCATAGCCACCAGCCTCTTTTAATGCGGCTGCAAGAATTTCCGAAGCTGACGCACTTCCCTCATCAACCAAAGTGACGACTGGATATTCTTTTTCTTCTTCCAGATTTGAAAGGTGTCGCATCCGTTCGCCTTCTCGGTCTTCTATTTGTACGATAGCTTCACCCTCAGGTATTAAAAGGCTGCCAATGTCTTCAACACTTTGTAAAAATCCTCCAGGATTGCCGCGTACATCAATAATTAAACCATCAATTCCCTCATCTTCTAGTTTGACTAATTCCTCTTCAAAACGCTCTGCTGTATTTTCTGAAAAAGAGCGTAATTCTATTAGACCAATTGATTGATCTTCTTCTTCAATAATCTCTCCATATACTGTTTCAATTGGAATTTCATCTCGTACAACGTCAATAGATATAGGGTCAGTTACTCCTGGACGTTCAATTGTTAAGGTGACAGTTGTCCCTTTCTCTCCACGAATTTTAGACACTGCCTCATAAAGAGAAAGCCCTTCAATATTCTCCTCATCAATTTCGATAATTTGATCGTTTGGTCTCAGCCCAGCCTCTTCGGCAGGAGAGTCGCGGAATGGTGCTACAATTGTCACCTTTCCATTTGTCATACTCACTTCTGCCCCGATACCTTCAAAAGAAGAGTCTAATGACTCCATAAATTCTTTTGCAGTCGTTTCATCCATATATACTGAGTAAGGATCATCTAATACTTCTAACATACCGTGGATTGCACCATCAAGAAGCTCAGATTCATCAACTTCATTCACATATTGTTCAGAAATAATGTCAAAAGCTCGCTCAAGTTTTTTTAATTGATCTTCTGTTATTTCTGAGTCATGTCCTTCATTACCTGCAGAATTGTCATTATTTCCTGACTCCATTACCATTGCTGCTTCATCATTATCTATCGCTGCTAAAGCAGTATACATTCCGCCGGCTCCTAATAGGAGGGAGATCGCCACCGCCACCGGGAGGAGTATTTTATTCTTATTCACTTTCCCACCTCTTTTTTCCCTAATTAAACTTTGGAAGATGTCGAAATCCCCCTACAAGCTCTCTTTATCATATCAAAGATAACCTAAATTATGAAATAATTCATTTAAGTAATTCAAGAATGTTTTGGCATGTAGGTTATTACAAGTAATTTTCCCTTTAATTTTTAGACTGTTAGAAGGTTATGTTTATACGCAATCTAAACAGTTTTAACGCTGCTTTATTCGAAAAGTAGGGGGTGGACTCTTTCTAAGCATCTGTTATTACCTCGTATTATATCCGGATCAAACTATTTAAATCAATAAAAAAGAAGAGTCCAGTATAATATACTATTGGACCTTCTTTTTTATTCATAGTTTCACTTGTTATTAAGGTAAATAAGGGGCAGGGTTAACTGCTGATGAGCCTCCTGAATAGCCGCCTGGGTGAACTTCGAAATGAAGATGTACTCCAGTAGAAGTTCCAGTTGTCCCCATCGTCGCAATGTTTTGCCCTCTACTCACGCGATCACCAACAGACACATTGAAAGATGCTAGATGGGCATATAACGTGGCATACGTTTTGCCATCGATAACATGTGTAATGATAATCGTATTCCCATATCCACCCATACTTCTCGCTGAAACAACTGTCCCAGCTTCAGCTGCAAATATACCTGTTCCACCATCTCGCCCGTAATCAATTCCATTATGTTGGCGTGTTGTCCCATAAACAGGATGTGTCCTACTTCCAAATCCAGACGTCACACGTCCATTGGCCGGTCTATGGAAGGTGGCAGACCCACCATTTGACGATGATGCTGTTTCGTTAGAACTATTTGAAGATGAAGAGCCACTTGATTGGTTTGCTTTTTCAGCTTCTCGCCGCTCAGCCTCTTCACGCTGACGTCGTTCTTCCTCTTCCTTTTTTTTCCGTTCTTCTTCTAATCGTTTTTGTTCTTCTTCCCAAGCAGCCAGTTCTATCTTCGCTGCCTCTTCTTGCGCTTTCAAAAGCTCTCGCTCTTCTTCAATAGATAATAGATCATCTTCAATTTCATACCCTTGTGCTTCTAAATCATCTATCAAAACACCTTTAGCTTCAAGTTGTTGTTCTAATTGCTCTTTTAATCCTTCCAATTCTGCCATTTGGTTTTCAAGGCTGGCTAGTTCATTTTCTAGTTCTTCTGTAGCTATTTCAAGAGCTTCCATGTCTTCAATATGTTCCTCTAGAATAGCACGATCTTGTTGAGCAATTGAATTTAGGGCAGAAACACGCTCTACTAAATCCCCGAAGCTTTGCGCACCAAGTACAACTTCAAGATAGTTGACGTTGCCTCCATTTTGATACATGGACTTCACACGTTCTTTTAGGAGTTCATCACGAGCAGCAATACGCTCCTCCAATTCTTCTATGTCTTCATGTAATTGTTCAACTCTTGCTGTTGTTTCATCGACTTCTTCTTCTTTTACACTAATTTGTTCATTAGTTTCTATTACTTCATCATCTAATTGTTTTATCTCTTCCTTAACGTCAGTTATTTCTTCTTCAATACTTTCTAATTCCTCTTCTCTTTCAGCAGCTTCACTTTCTTTTTCTGCTTGTTCCTGTTTATATGAATCTATATCTCTCTCAAGGTCTTCACCTGTATTCGCATAAGCTGTCTCATTATGTAGATTCAAAGAGCCAGAAAGCGCAGTAAAAACCAATACAGCAGTCACTATAGTGAACGAAAATTTTCTTATCACGCATAAACCTCCTTAGTCAATCACAAATTATTTCCTTGGAAATCTATATGGGAGGGAACTAGTCCCGGAAATTCTAAACCCTTAAGAATTTCCGGACACTCATCAAGCTTCCCCAAACTCCGACGACGGCACCGATGACGATTAACAAAATTCCCATTTGAACGACCAGTGGATTAGGAGATAGGAATTTGAAAAAATCTATTCCGGTCTGCTCACCTATCGTATTGTAGAAATAATGATAGCCATAGCCTAAAGCACTTATTGGAATAATTGCCCCTACGGTTCCTAATAACAATCCTTCAACAAAGAAAGGCCAGCGGATAAAACCATTAGTAGCACCTACGAGTTTCATAATCTGAATTTCGCGCTTTCTGGCAATAATAGTTAGTTTAATTGTGTTAGCAATCAGGAATATAGCTGTAAA
The genomic region above belongs to Bacillus sp. A301a_S52 and contains:
- a CDS encoding peptidoglycan DD-metalloendopeptidase family protein gives rise to the protein MVTAVLVFTALSGSLNLHNETAYANTGEDLERDIDSYKQEQAEKESEAAEREEELESIEEEITDVKEEIKQLDDEVIETNEQISVKEEEVDETTARVEQLHEDIEELEERIAARDELLKERVKSMYQNGGNVNYLEVVLGAQSFGDLVERVSALNSIAQQDRAILEEHIEDMEALEIATEELENELASLENQMAELEGLKEQLEQQLEAKGVLIDDLEAQGYEIEDDLLSIEEERELLKAQEEAAKIELAAWEEEQKRLEEERKKKEEEERRQREEAERREAEKANQSSGSSSSNSSNETASSSNGGSATFHRPANGRVTSGFGSRTHPVYGTTRQHNGIDYGRDGGTGIFAAEAGTVVSARSMGGYGNTIIITHVIDGKTYATLYAHLASFNVSVGDRVSRGQNIATMGTTGTSTGVHLHFEVHPGGYSGGSSAVNPAPYLP
- a CDS encoding PDZ domain-containing protein, which encodes MYTALAAIDNDEAAMVMESGNNDNSAGNEGHDSEITEDQLKKLERAFDIISEQYVNEVDESELLDGAIHGMLEVLDDPYSVYMDETTAKEFMESLDSSFEGIGAEVSMTNGKVTIVAPFRDSPAEEAGLRPNDQIIEIDEENIEGLSLYEAVSKIRGEKGTTVTLTIERPGVTDPISIDVVRDEIPIETVYGEIIEEEDQSIGLIELRSFSENTAERFEEELVKLEDEGIDGLIIDVRGNPGGFLQSVEDIGSLLIPEGEAIVQIEDREGERMRHLSNLEEEKEYPVVTLVDEGSASASEILAAALKEAGGYDVVGKSTFGKGTVQQTLPMGDGSEMKLTLFRWLTSDGNDINEEGVEPTVEIEQPEFFYVSPIDAEETLMIDMTNDHIASAQIMLKGLGYKPGRTDGYFDETTEDTISDFQEDEDLDVTGEINEETADRLQELIIEAVQNKENDRQLKKAIELLTKE